The following coding sequences are from one Agelaius phoeniceus isolate bAgePho1 chromosome 24, bAgePho1.hap1, whole genome shotgun sequence window:
- the GUCA2A gene encoding guanylin, with protein sequence MKSFLSWAVLAGLVLVHISQAVYVQDGDFKFPLESVKKLKELMEGNKHINPRMMVPMGSYSPCQEKRLPEEFRPVCKREDAPMIFRRLILAAEDDLCEICANAACAGCF encoded by the exons ATGAAAAGCTTTCTTTCCTGGGCAGTCCTGGCAGGCCTTGTCCTGGTGCACATCTCCCAGGCAGTCTATGTGCAG GATGGAGACTTTAAATTCCCCCTGGAGTCCGTGAAGAAGCTGAAGGAGCTCATGGAGGGCAACAAACACATCAACCCTCGCATGATGGTGCCCATGGGCAGCTACTCCCCATGCCAGGAGAAACGCCTGCCTGAGGAGTTCAGGCCTGTGTGCAAGAGGGAAGATGCACCCATGATTTTCAGGAGGCTGA TCCTGGCTGCTGAGGATGACCTGTGTGAGATCTGTGCcaatgctgcctgtgctggctgctTCTGA